DNA from Rhodobacteraceae bacterium M382:
GATGATCAGCGCCGGAAGCGTATCGATAAAGAAGCCACAAATCAGCGCGAACCCGGCAAGGATGAACAGGATACCCAGACGGCTATCCGTGATCTGCGTGATCAGCTTGGCGATTTCCTGCGGGATCTGCAGATAGGTCAGCAGCCAGGCGAATATCGACGCCATAGACACGATCAGAAACACGGATGAGGTCACAACAGCCGCCCGCACAAACGCGCTGTATAGCACCGGCAGGGTAAAGGCCCGCATCGCCACGCCCAACAGCAGCGCATAGGCCGACGCCACCGCCCCTGCCTCGGTCGGGGTGAACACGCCGCCCAGGATTCCGCCCAGAATAATCATAGGCATGATCAGCGCCGGCAGGGCCGCCAGGCTCGCCCCGCGCAGCTCTGTCATCGTGGCGCGCGTGTCACGGCCACGATAGCCATGGCGCGTCGATACGATATGGTTCGCCACCGCCAGCGCCAGCCCCAGCAGAACGCCCGGCACGATCCCCGCCAGGAACAGCCCGGCAACGGTCACGCCCTTGGTCGAAATCGCAAAGATCACGGCCAGAATGGATGGCGGAATAATCGGCCCGATGGTCGCGGTCGCCGCCGACAGGGCGCCGGCGTAGTTCTTTTCATACCCCGCCTCGCGCATCATCCGCATGACGATCGCCGACGGTCCCGCTGCATCGGCCAACGCCGACCCGCTGATGCCCGCAAACAGCATCGACACCAGAATGTTCACATGGCCCAGCCCGCCTCGCACATGCCCGACCAACGCATTCGCGAACCGCAACAGCGCGCGGGTCAGCCCACAGGCGGTCATCAGTTCAGACGCGAGGATAAAGAACGGCACCGCCATCAGCGGGAAACTGTCGATCCCGGCAAACATCCGCTGAGTCGCCACCAGCGGGTTCAGCCCACCATTGATAAAGATCGCCGACAGCCCGGCAATGCCCATGGTGAAGGCCACCGGCACACCCAGAAACAGGGTCGCGAAAAACAGGATGATCAGAGTCTTGGCCATCCGCTTACATCCCCGCCTCGAAATCCTGCGCCACGAACCGCTTGGCGAAAAACGCCAGTTGGATCAGGAACAGCGCACATCCTGCCGGGATCGCCATATAGGGGATGCCGCGTGAAATGCCGGTCGACATGGTTTCCTTGTTCCAGCCGAATTCGACGAACTTCACGCCCAGCCACAACATCGTCGCCATGAACCCGAACATCACCAGCACGATGCCCCAACGCAGCATCCGCGCCAGCGTTTTGGGCAACGCATCGGGCAACGCCATGATCGCAACCAAACGACCTTCACGCAGTGCCAGACCCGCACCACAAAACGACCCAAAAATCATCAAGTGCCGCGCCGTTTCTTCGACCCAGGCAAAGGATGCGCCGAACCCGTATCGTCCGACGACGTTGGCAAAAACGATCACAAAAACCGTTGCCAGTGACACTGCGACAAGCGCCCGGTTCAGGTGAACTATCCAAGTTTCCAACCTCTCCAAAGTCACCCCTCCCGATGCGTCTTTGTTGTGGGAAATATAACTGGCATACAGTATGCCACGTGTCAACACTCCCATATTGTATGCCAGCTTGAGAGGTGCTAGTGTTTTCAGGAGGAGAGCGGCATGACCCCATTTAACCGACCAAAATCATTGACAGAATTGGTAACAGAAAATCTAAGAGACCGCATTGTCGGTGGAGAATTCGACTTGGGAGAACAACTGTCCGAGGCCCGAATCGCCAAAGATATTGAAGTCAGCCGGACACCGGTAAGAGAGGCAATCAACCGCCTGGAAATGGAAGGTTTGCTCGATATTGAGCCGCAAAGGGGCTCATTCGTCTTCAATCTGGAACCCTACGAACTGGCCAAGCTTTGTGATGCACGCGTTTGCCTTGAAACCACTGCTCTGACCCATGCGATACGGGAACGCCCCGAAGACTTGGCCAAGGCTTTGGGGGCCTGCCTAGATCGAATGACCGCGGCCAGAGAGGTTGGCGATGACGTCGAATATCTTGCACTGGACACGCTCTTTCATCAGTGCTTCTTCGATTGTTCGGATAATCGGTTCCTGAATGACGCCTACCAGACTATCGCCTTGAAAATGGCGGCTCTGCGCAACAGGCTGGGACACCATCCGGATCACATGGCCAAGTCGTATCGCGAACATCTCGAACTTGTCGAATGCGTCAAAGCGCGCGACACGCAGAAGGCGCTTGAGATCCTGACAGCGCATATTGACCGCAAGGAAGGATCATATTGGAACGATGTGACAGAGGACAAAAGTGCCGACTGACCTCAGAAGGTGCAATGGCTAGATCGTTCAGGCCGTTAATAAACGGGTTATGTCGCAGACCTTCGATAGATGGGCGTGTGGGTCGAGCTATGATATTTGTCGGCCTCTAATTTGGCAGGTTGGTAACACAACGTGACGATATGAGTTCAAAGGCAGCCATTATCTCAAACCCATGATCCTGTAGTCGTGTTTTTCTGTCCGCCCTACGCCGTATCCTATCGCCATCTGGAAGAGATCACTGCAAAGCGCGGGTTCAAGGCGTTTCATTCAGCGGCTGCTACGCCCAACGGGATTGAAGTTGCTCATATGATCCTCAATGGACAATTCGGTGAGGTTGGAAATCACGCTTCAAGCAGTTTTCCGCGCTCGCAGGATGAGTGCATCCTGCGCTGGAACATCCATTCCCCACTGAGAAAGTGTGCGACACACCCCATCGCCCAAGCCGTAAAGACCAGGGGGGGCAACGCCGCCCTCCCCTGTCAGGGCCCTCATGAGAAGTCCCTTTCAAATCCGGACTTATGCCGGGGTGGGCGCATCTTCGCGCAACAGGCCCTTGGCCTTGAGGTCGGCCCAGAACTGTGCCGGGATCTCGTGGCTGAACCATGTGAGGTTCTGTTCGAGCTGTCCCACCGTCCGTGTCCCCGCCATGAAGGACGAAACAGCAGGGTGCGCCACTACAAACTGCAGCGCCGCCGCCGCCAGGGGCACGCCATATTCGGTGCAGACCTCTTCGATCTTGGCCACTTTCTGCATGATTTCGGCCGGAGCCGGTGCGTAGTTGTATTTCGCGCCTTCCTTGGCCCCGGTGGCCAGTATGCCCGAATTGAAACCACCGCCGACGACCACTGCGGCACCGCGCTCTTCACAAAGAGGCAGGAATTTGTTCAATGAATCCTGTTCCAGAAGAGTGTAGCGACCCGCCAGAAGGAAACAGTCGAAATCGCGTTGCTCCAGTGCGGCGTGGCAAACCTCCCATTCATTCACGCCGACGCCAATGGCCTTGACCAGACCCTGATCGCGCAGGCTTTCCAGCGCTTTCCACGCCTCATCCATGGCCTGTTTGAACACCTCGGGCTGCTCGTCGCCGCGCGTAAAAACGTCGATGTCGTGAATGAAACAAATGTCAATCCGCTCCAACGCCATGCGCTGCAGGCTGTCTTCGAATGAACGCATGATCCCGTCATAGGAATAGTCGAATTCCATGTTGAAAGGTGCCGCATTGGTCCAGGGTTCAAAATTGATTTCACTGCGCTTGGCCGGTTTCAGAACGCGCCCGACCTTGGATGAAAGCACGAAATCGTCGCGGTTCTTCCAACGCAGATTTTGCCCGGTGCGCAGTTCTGACAGGCCGTGCCCATACATTGGCGCGGTGTCGAAATAACGCACGCCCGCATCCCAAGCGTGATCATACATCGCGGTCGAGGTCGCTTCGTCGATCTCGCGGAAAATGTTGCCGACGGGGGCCGTGCCGAAACCAAAAGCCGAAACCTCCAGATCAACGCGACCGAATTTATTCTTGGTGTTCGGGTTCATACCCAGTCTCCCTGCCATGTCATGACGTCTTCTGCTGGGCTGGCCCGATCCAATCGTCATGGTGGAAATGGTGCGCAGCTCAGCGCAAGTAACTGTTTGGTTATTTATCGCAACCTGCCCCATGGATCAAGCCCTGTTCCAAGCGACCGCGCGGCATCCGGTCACCAGGCGCGAAGACAACACTCTTGACGGAGTGATTTCTTCAATCCTATAAGTAACTAACCAGTTACTGTAACTCCAGTGAGAGGCGCGCTATGTTCCTGACGGAAACACATGAACAAGTCCGTGATATGACCCGGCAATTTGCACAGGAAGAGATCCGCCCCCTGGCAGAAGAGCTGGATCGCGATTCGCGCTTCCCGACGGAAATCTATGACCAGATGGGTGAATTGGGTCTGTTCGGCATTGGCGTTCCCGAAGAGATGGGCGGCCCCGGTTTCGACACGCTGACCTATGCGCTGGTGATGGAGGAACTGTCGCGCGGTTATGCCTCGATCGCTGATCAATGCGGGCTTCTGGAGCTGGTTTCAACGCTTCTGGTGCGCCATGGCACCGGTGCGCAGCGCGACAGATGGCTCGGTGGGTTGCTCACCGCGAAACTGCGCCCGGCCTACTGTATCACGGAACCCGAAGCCGGCACTGACGTGTCCGGCATACGCACCACGGCGGTGCGCGACGGGGATGGATGGGTGCTGAACGGCGGCAAGATCTGGATTCACAATGCGCCGGTAGCGGATGTGGGTTTCGTGCTGGCGCGCACTGACCCCGAGGCGGGTCATCGTGGGATGTCGATTTTTATTGTCGATTTGCACACAGACGGGGTCACGCGCGGCCCAAAAGAAATAAAGATGGGGCAGCGAGCAAGCCAGGTTGGGTCACTCACTTTTGACGACGTTCGCCTGCCCGCCGACTCCTTGCTGGGCCAGGAAGGCCGTGGGTTCCACATGATGATGAGCGTGTTGGACAAAGGTCGCGTGGGCATCGCGTCGCTGGCTGTTGGCATCGGTCAGGCCGGGCTTGAGGCCGCCACCGAATACGCGCAGGAACGCAAGCAGTTCAGCAAGCCCATCTCTGAATTCCAGGGTGTGCAATGGCTGTTGGCCGACATCGCCAAGGATGTTGAGGCGGCGCGTCTGCTGGTGCATTCGGCAGCCGTCAAAATCGACCGGGGGAAGGACGCGACCAAGGCGTGCTCGATGGCGAAATGTTTTGCCGGCGACATGGCTGTGGCGCGCTCGGCGGACGCGGTGCAGGTGTTTGGCGGGTCGGGCTATATCCGGGGTTTCGAAGTGGAGCGGCTCTATCGCGACGCCAAGATCACTCAGATCTATGAAGGCACCAACCAGATTCAACGCATGATCATTGCCCGCGAATTGTTGGCAAAAGGGGCACAGGCATGAACGCGGCAAACAACTCTCCCCGTTCAGCTGCGCGCCAGGTCGCCCTGGTCACTGGATCGGCGCGCGGCATTGGACTGGCCGCCGCTGTCGCGCTGGCCCGCGAAGGTTTCGCCATCGCCTTGAACGATAGGGAAGAGAGTGACACGCTGCGCAACGCCGCCGATCTGATCCGCGCCGAAGGGGTCCCGGTCATGGCGGCCGCCTTTGACGTGTCCGACATCGCCGCCCATGACGCGCAGCTGGCTGCCATCGAAGATACGTTTGGCCCGCTGACCACCCTGGTCAACAATGCCGGTGTTGGCGTGATGCAGCGCGGCGACCTGCTTGAGGTGTCCGAGCAAAGCTTTGATCGCTGTATGGCGGTGAACACCAAAGCGATGTTCTTTCTCAGCCAAGCCTTTGCCAAACGGCTGGTCGCGCGCGACCGGGATCCGGCGCTGTTTCATTCCATTGTCAATGTCACCTCGTCCAACGCCGTGGCCGTAGCCGTGCCGCGCGCCGAATATTGCGCGTCAAAAGCCGCCGCCGCCATGGTATCGAAAACCTTTGCGGTGCGGCTGGGCCAGGAAAACATCGCCGTCTATGACGTGCAGCCCGGCCTAATCGCCACCG
Protein-coding regions in this window:
- a CDS encoding TRAP transporter large permease encodes the protein MAKTLIILFFATLFLGVPVAFTMGIAGLSAIFINGGLNPLVATQRMFAGIDSFPLMAVPFFILASELMTACGLTRALLRFANALVGHVRGGLGHVNILVSMLFAGISGSALADAAGPSAIVMRMMREAGYEKNYAGALSAATATIGPIIPPSILAVIFAISTKGVTVAGLFLAGIVPGVLLGLALAVANHIVSTRHGYRGRDTRATMTELRGASLAALPALIMPMIILGGILGGVFTPTEAGAVASAYALLLGVAMRAFTLPVLYSAFVRAAVVTSSVFLIVSMASIFAWLLTYLQIPQEIAKLITQITDSRLGILFILAGFALICGFFIDTLPALIILTPILGPIAYSAGIDPLQFGMMLVLNLTIGMITPPVGPVLFVIATVGQLRLEALYKAVLPLLLAELVVLLLVILVPEISTFIPNLFGFAN
- a CDS encoding TRAP transporter small permease, with amino-acid sequence METWIVHLNRALVAVSLATVFVIVFANVVGRYGFGASFAWVEETARHLMIFGSFCGAGLALREGRLVAIMALPDALPKTLARMLRWGIVLVMFGFMATMLWLGVKFVEFGWNKETMSTGISRGIPYMAIPAGCALFLIQLAFFAKRFVAQDFEAGM
- a CDS encoding GntR family transcriptional regulator, giving the protein MTPFNRPKSLTELVTENLRDRIVGGEFDLGEQLSEARIAKDIEVSRTPVREAINRLEMEGLLDIEPQRGSFVFNLEPYELAKLCDARVCLETTALTHAIRERPEDLAKALGACLDRMTAAREVGDDVEYLALDTLFHQCFFDCSDNRFLNDAYQTIALKMAALRNRLGHHPDHMAKSYREHLELVECVKARDTQKALEILTAHIDRKEGSYWNDVTEDKSAD
- a CDS encoding aldo/keto reductase; the encoded protein is MNPNTKNKFGRVDLEVSAFGFGTAPVGNIFREIDEATSTAMYDHAWDAGVRYFDTAPMYGHGLSELRTGQNLRWKNRDDFVLSSKVGRVLKPAKRSEINFEPWTNAAPFNMEFDYSYDGIMRSFEDSLQRMALERIDICFIHDIDVFTRGDEQPEVFKQAMDEAWKALESLRDQGLVKAIGVGVNEWEVCHAALEQRDFDCFLLAGRYTLLEQDSLNKFLPLCEERGAAVVVGGGFNSGILATGAKEGAKYNYAPAPAEIMQKVAKIEEVCTEYGVPLAAAALQFVVAHPAVSSFMAGTRTVGQLEQNLTWFSHEIPAQFWADLKAKGLLREDAPTPA
- a CDS encoding acyl-CoA dehydrogenase family protein, which gives rise to MFLTETHEQVRDMTRQFAQEEIRPLAEELDRDSRFPTEIYDQMGELGLFGIGVPEEMGGPGFDTLTYALVMEELSRGYASIADQCGLLELVSTLLVRHGTGAQRDRWLGGLLTAKLRPAYCITEPEAGTDVSGIRTTAVRDGDGWVLNGGKIWIHNAPVADVGFVLARTDPEAGHRGMSIFIVDLHTDGVTRGPKEIKMGQRASQVGSLTFDDVRLPADSLLGQEGRGFHMMMSVLDKGRVGIASLAVGIGQAGLEAATEYAQERKQFSKPISEFQGVQWLLADIAKDVEAARLLVHSAAVKIDRGKDATKACSMAKCFAGDMAVARSADAVQVFGGSGYIRGFEVERLYRDAKITQIYEGTNQIQRMIIARELLAKGAQA
- a CDS encoding 3-ketoacyl-ACP reductase; its protein translation is MNAANNSPRSAARQVALVTGSARGIGLAAAVALAREGFAIALNDREESDTLRNAADLIRAEGVPVMAAAFDVSDIAAHDAQLAAIEDTFGPLTTLVNNAGVGVMQRGDLLEVSEQSFDRCMAVNTKAMFFLSQAFAKRLVARDRDPALFHSIVNVTSSNAVAVAVPRAEYCASKAAAAMVSKTFAVRLGQENIAVYDVQPGLIATDMTAPVIEMYDQRARDGLTLFPRVGQPEDMGGIIASLASGKLPYTTGQAISADAGMLVPRF